A single region of the Austwickia chelonae genome encodes:
- a CDS encoding potassium channel family protein translates to MHFVIMGCGRVGSALALALEQQGHDVAVVDRDATAFRRLGPDFEGRRITGMGFDRDTLEQAGIENAYAFAAVSSGDNSNILAARVARETYGVENVVARIYDPGRAEIYQRLGIPTVATVRWTADRMLRQLLPDGAVPQFTDPSGNVVIAEVRANPGWIGKPLTRIEEITRTRIAYLLRLGEGLIPTSETLLQDGDLLNILCEAKRLSDVEQILDRVPPTD, encoded by the coding sequence GTGCACTTCGTGATCATGGGCTGCGGCCGCGTCGGTTCCGCTTTGGCGCTGGCCCTCGAACAACAAGGCCACGACGTGGCCGTCGTCGACCGGGATGCCACTGCTTTCAGACGGTTAGGGCCGGACTTCGAAGGACGACGGATCACCGGGATGGGCTTCGACCGGGACACCCTCGAACAGGCTGGCATCGAGAATGCCTACGCCTTCGCCGCCGTCAGTAGCGGCGACAACTCCAACATCCTCGCAGCGCGAGTAGCACGCGAAACCTACGGCGTGGAAAACGTCGTCGCGCGTATCTACGATCCGGGGCGAGCCGAGATCTACCAGCGTCTCGGCATCCCCACCGTCGCCACCGTTCGCTGGACCGCAGACCGAATGCTGCGCCAGCTGCTTCCCGATGGGGCTGTTCCTCAGTTCACCGATCCCAGCGGCAATGTCGTCATCGCTGAGGTTCGCGCCAATCCGGGATGGATCGGAAAACCGCTGACCCGGATCGAAGAAATCACCAGGACTCGGATCGCCTACCTGTTGCGCCTGGGAGAGGGCCTCATCCCCACCTCGGAAACCCTACTCCAGGACGGCGACCTGCTCAACATCCTGTGTGAGGCGAAACGTCTCTCCGATGTCGAGCAGATCCTCGATCGCGTTCCGCCCACCGACTGA
- a CDS encoding APC family permease encodes MSKASRALKRVLVGRAMRSDRLGETLLPKRIALPVFASDALSSVAYAPDEIFLTLAAAGGAFAATHSWQIALTVAFVMVIVVMSYRQNVHAYPSGGGDYEVATVNIGPQAGVVVASALLVDYVLTVAVSISSGVQNAAAALPQLRGNETLVGVGLVVLLTAMNLRGVRESGSLFAVPTYAFMFGVIGMALYGYYRAAMGDLPQAASAKYELVPESGMESLAGLAMFFLLLRAFSSGCAALTGVEAISNGVPAFKKPKSQNAATTLLLMGSISVAMLMSIVLLANKVGLKFAEFPAEQILLDGKPVGSSYVQETVLAQLAGAVFSDFRPGLYFIATVTGILLVLAANTAFNGFPVLASVLAKDGYLPRQLHTRGDRLAFSNGIIILAGAACVLIVIYEAKVTELIQLYIVGVFVSFTLSQVGMIRHWNRHLLTAVAEERRHMQISRIINIIGASMSGLVLLIVLVTKFQRGAKWAIAAMIVTYFLMQAINRHYRSVSRELALGDDPREERALPSRVHAVVLISKIHKPTMRALAYARASRPSQLDAITVNVESEATKELSREWDRRNIPVPLTILDSPYREITRPVLNYVKDVRARHPEDVVTVYIPEYVVGHWWEQVLHNQSALRLKTALLFTPGVMMVSVPWQLQSSANAEARLEAATTAPTAGAVRRGE; translated from the coding sequence GTGTCGAAAGCCAGTCGTGCCCTCAAACGGGTTCTTGTCGGTCGCGCCATGCGCAGCGATCGTTTGGGAGAGACCCTGCTGCCGAAGCGGATCGCTCTCCCGGTCTTTGCCAGTGACGCCTTGTCCTCGGTGGCCTATGCCCCGGACGAGATTTTCCTGACTCTGGCCGCAGCTGGTGGTGCCTTCGCTGCCACCCATTCCTGGCAGATTGCCCTGACCGTGGCCTTCGTCATGGTCATCGTGGTCATGTCCTACCGACAGAATGTGCACGCCTACCCGTCCGGTGGCGGTGACTATGAGGTGGCCACGGTCAACATCGGTCCGCAGGCCGGGGTCGTGGTGGCCAGCGCCTTGCTGGTCGATTACGTACTGACCGTGGCGGTGTCCATCTCCTCGGGGGTGCAGAATGCGGCAGCGGCCTTGCCTCAGCTGCGTGGTAACGAGACGTTGGTCGGGGTGGGCCTGGTCGTCCTGCTGACTGCGATGAACCTGCGGGGGGTGCGTGAGTCGGGGTCACTGTTCGCCGTTCCTACGTACGCCTTCATGTTCGGCGTCATCGGTATGGCGCTCTACGGTTATTACCGGGCAGCGATGGGTGATCTGCCGCAAGCGGCTTCAGCCAAGTACGAGCTGGTCCCGGAGTCGGGTATGGAGTCCTTGGCCGGATTGGCTATGTTCTTCCTGCTGCTGCGAGCTTTCTCCTCGGGGTGTGCAGCGCTCACGGGTGTGGAGGCGATCAGCAATGGTGTGCCTGCTTTCAAAAAACCTAAGAGCCAGAACGCTGCGACGACTCTGTTGTTGATGGGGTCGATCTCGGTGGCCATGCTCATGTCGATCGTTCTCCTGGCGAACAAGGTGGGTCTGAAATTCGCAGAATTTCCGGCAGAACAGATTCTGTTGGACGGGAAACCTGTGGGGTCCTCCTATGTGCAGGAGACTGTGCTGGCTCAGCTCGCGGGTGCGGTCTTCAGCGATTTCCGGCCCGGTCTCTATTTCATTGCGACAGTCACCGGAATTTTGCTGGTGCTGGCCGCCAACACTGCATTCAATGGTTTCCCGGTCTTGGCATCTGTTCTGGCGAAGGACGGATACCTGCCGAGGCAGTTGCATACTCGCGGTGACCGGTTGGCGTTCAGCAATGGGATCATCATCCTGGCCGGCGCGGCTTGTGTGTTGATCGTCATCTACGAAGCGAAGGTCACCGAGCTCATTCAGCTCTACATCGTCGGTGTCTTCGTTTCCTTCACCTTGAGTCAGGTCGGCATGATCCGGCACTGGAACCGGCATCTGCTCACCGCAGTGGCTGAAGAACGTCGCCATATGCAGATCAGCAGGATCATCAACATCATCGGTGCCTCCATGTCGGGGCTTGTCCTGTTGATCGTCTTGGTGACGAAGTTCCAACGTGGCGCGAAGTGGGCGATCGCGGCAATGATCGTCACGTACTTCCTCATGCAGGCCATCAACCGTCATTACCGGTCGGTGAGCCGAGAGCTGGCGTTGGGTGATGACCCTCGGGAAGAGCGAGCACTGCCCAGCAGGGTGCATGCTGTCGTGTTGATCAGCAAGATCCACAAGCCGACCATGCGGGCACTGGCCTACGCCCGGGCCTCGAGGCCGTCTCAGCTCGATGCGATCACCGTGAATGTGGAGTCCGAAGCGACCAAGGAATTGTCTCGTGAATGGGACCGCCGCAATATACCGGTTCCGCTGACCATTCTGGACAGCCCTTATCGAGAGATCACCCGGCCTGTTCTCAACTATGTCAAGGACGTGCGGGCTCGTCATCCTGAAGACGTGGTGACGGTCTACATTCCCGAATATGTCGTCGGACATTGGTGGGAACAGGTCTTGCACAACCAGAGCGCCTTGCGCCTGAAGACAGCCCTTTTGTTCACGCCGGGTGTCATGATGGTGAGTGTGCCTTGGCAGCTTCAGTCTTCGGCGAATGCCGAAGCCCGTCTGGAGGCGGCGACGACCGCTCCGACGGCAGGCGCAGTTCGGAGGGGCGAGTGA
- a CDS encoding class I SAM-dependent RNA methyltransferase codes for MSTNRVSAVGAEYVVDVGPVAHGGHCVARHEGLVLFVRHSLPGERVRARVIAGRTGDRFLLAEAIEVLEASAKRVDAPCRYAGPSGCGGCDFQHVDLAYQREMKAAVVQEQLSRLAGVERSVTVEPLPGHEDGLGWRTRVNLAVDRRGRTGFHPHRSREVLSIDECLLAAPGIADSEIFSSVYPRAKAVHAAVSSTGERAVVAAPQGLKRTPSLHERVLVGGEESFFRLNALGFWQVHPAAAQTFVDRVLTGLAPEPGERCLDLYSGVGLFARGLAQAVGGSGEVVAVESDSRAAHAAADHFAGDGQVSVLHGRVDHALPELVEQGEGFDLVVLDPPRTGAGRDVITGVAALRPRAVAYVACDPAALSRDIAYAAELGYVLRELSAYDAFPMTHHVECIAILCPEATTG; via the coding sequence GTGAGTACTAACCGGGTCTCGGCGGTGGGCGCCGAGTATGTGGTCGATGTGGGCCCGGTGGCACACGGCGGGCACTGCGTGGCCCGTCATGAAGGGCTGGTCCTCTTCGTGCGGCACAGCCTGCCCGGCGAACGGGTGCGGGCTCGGGTCATCGCGGGGCGCACCGGGGATCGTTTCCTGTTGGCCGAGGCCATTGAGGTCCTGGAGGCTTCGGCGAAGCGAGTGGACGCACCCTGTCGTTATGCAGGCCCGTCCGGGTGCGGCGGTTGCGACTTCCAGCATGTCGATCTGGCGTATCAGCGGGAGATGAAGGCCGCTGTGGTCCAGGAGCAGCTCTCGCGGTTGGCCGGTGTGGAGCGCTCGGTCACCGTGGAGCCGCTTCCTGGCCACGAGGACGGTCTTGGATGGCGTACCCGGGTGAATCTGGCGGTCGACCGTCGTGGCCGGACGGGCTTTCACCCGCATCGCAGTCGTGAGGTGTTGTCGATCGACGAGTGTCTGCTGGCTGCGCCTGGTATCGCAGACAGCGAGATCTTCTCGTCGGTGTATCCGCGCGCCAAGGCTGTGCACGCAGCGGTCTCCTCGACGGGGGAACGCGCCGTGGTCGCAGCACCCCAAGGGCTGAAACGCACCCCTTCCCTTCACGAACGGGTCCTGGTGGGGGGCGAGGAGTCGTTCTTCCGGCTGAACGCCTTGGGCTTCTGGCAGGTTCATCCGGCTGCGGCGCAGACCTTCGTGGACCGGGTGTTGACGGGATTGGCTCCTGAGCCGGGTGAGCGTTGTCTTGACCTGTACTCGGGGGTCGGGCTCTTCGCCCGAGGATTGGCGCAGGCCGTGGGCGGGTCCGGCGAGGTGGTGGCGGTGGAGTCCGATTCCCGGGCTGCCCATGCTGCGGCTGATCATTTCGCCGGAGACGGTCAGGTGTCGGTCTTGCACGGACGGGTGGATCATGCGCTGCCCGAGTTGGTGGAGCAGGGCGAGGGCTTCGATCTGGTGGTCTTGGATCCACCACGAACGGGCGCTGGCCGTGACGTGATCACGGGTGTGGCTGCTTTGCGTCCGCGGGCCGTGGCCTATGTGGCTTGCGACCCGGCGGCGCTGTCCAGAGATATCGCCTATGCGGCTGAGTTGGGTTATGTCCTGCGGGAGTTGTCCGCCTATGACGCCTTCCCGATGACTCATCACGTGGAGTGCATCGCGATCTTGTGTCCGGAGGCGACGACGGGGTGA